From the genome of Lentilactobacillus buchneri, one region includes:
- a CDS encoding pyridoxamine 5'-phosphate oxidase family protein codes for MAILSESMKEMIGKQLPFLATADEHGVPKVGPKGSLHVLDDSHLLYFEHTFRHAYHNLQQNNYAAVAVADREAQKGFRFEGTARIYENDSVSKKYLPPKIFDRFPRAAVVIIDVEHIFKLDNTLEAGTQIS; via the coding sequence ATGGCTATTTTATCTGAAAGTATGAAAGAAATGATTGGTAAGCAATTACCATTTCTGGCAACTGCAGATGAGCATGGAGTGCCCAAGGTTGGCCCCAAGGGATCATTGCATGTACTGGACGATTCACATCTTTTGTATTTTGAGCATACCTTTCGACATGCCTATCACAACTTGCAGCAAAACAACTATGCGGCAGTAGCAGTGGCTGATAGAGAGGCTCAGAAGGGCTTTCGATTTGAAGGAACAGCTCGGATTTATGAAAATGATTCCGTATCTAAAAAGTATTTACCCCCGAAAATTTTTGACCGTTTTCCACGTGCAGCAGTGGTCATTATTGATGTGGAACACATCTTTAAGTTGGATAATACTTTAGAAGCGGGCACACAAATCAGTTAA
- a CDS encoding putative phage tail protein gives MTKLMDYLPDYYQGVREMDRLLNGEQLTLDELETFVRQFLSNQFVTTADEAGIKLMESELSIIPNSTDTLQQRKNVILLRLLPPAAITWPYFKQLIQNLNIPIDLQRDVIKQTVSAMFYNRLPTSTEIKQLQYIFNTLIPANMVTKLFTPTETQVSFKQYYGIATVIQVETVVNAKGAN, from the coding sequence ATGACTAAATTAATGGATTACTTACCGGATTATTACCAAGGTGTTCGGGAAATGGACCGATTGCTGAATGGAGAGCAATTGACACTGGATGAACTAGAGACATTTGTACGTCAATTTTTAAGCAATCAATTTGTAACTACTGCAGATGAAGCTGGAATAAAGTTAATGGAGTCCGAGTTAAGTATTATTCCCAATAGTACTGATACGTTGCAACAGCGTAAGAATGTAATCTTGCTACGACTATTACCGCCCGCAGCCATTACATGGCCATACTTTAAGCAACTAATCCAGAACCTGAATATTCCGATTGATCTTCAACGAGATGTCATAAAGCAAACAGTTTCGGCGATGTTTTATAATAGGCTACCAACTTCAACAGAGATTAAACAGCTTCAATATATTTTTAATACATTGATTCCAGCAAATATGGTGACTAAATTATTTACACCAACTGAAACCCAAGTCAGCTTTAAGCAATACTATGGCATTGCTACGGTAATTCAGGTTGAAACAGTAGTAAATGCGAAAGGAGCAAATTAA
- a CDS encoding baseplate J/gp47 family protein — translation MSPSELVAEIRSHDFDYYLDELMDNVSDDVDKREGSIIYDALAPAATVLAEEAITLANTIEFIYTQTSTGEFLDYRAVERGTSRIAATKTQVKATAVDRNNLPVTNIQIGDRFASIGDEPIFYTVIKVTDDIKTQLSSSQAIADKGGATFSAMATDVTAPVIILEAEELGTRPNGYKGQILPVSYNDALSYAEITEITVPARDSESDDDLRTRLLSPDTYNAYGGNIADHVDMLSRIKEVGAGQVYPAWQGGGTVKLVIVDNNFLPASTELIASVQNEIDPAPGGSGYGLAPIDHVVTVTAPTELKIDITSTITFATGIDETTVKNNINQALQTYFGNLRKNWAVIDATIGRGYNVTVYRSQILAEVLKINGVTNATLPTLNGQDSDLKLQATNKISELPILGTVTLND, via the coding sequence ATGAGTCCTAGTGAATTAGTTGCAGAAATTCGTAGTCATGATTTTGATTACTATCTAGATGAATTGATGGATAACGTTAGTGACGATGTGGATAAACGAGAGGGGTCCATTATTTATGATGCTTTGGCTCCTGCTGCAACGGTTTTGGCCGAAGAAGCAATTACTTTGGCTAACACGATTGAATTTATTTATACGCAAACTTCCACGGGTGAGTTTCTAGATTACCGTGCTGTTGAACGAGGAACCAGTCGAATCGCTGCCACCAAAACGCAAGTTAAAGCCACTGCTGTTGATCGAAATAATCTACCTGTTACAAATATTCAAATTGGTGATCGGTTCGCTTCGATTGGGGATGAACCGATTTTTTATACCGTCATTAAAGTAACCGATGATATTAAAACGCAGCTTAGTTCGTCACAGGCAATTGCTGACAAAGGCGGAGCAACTTTTTCAGCTATGGCTACTGATGTCACCGCACCCGTAATTATTTTAGAAGCAGAAGAGTTGGGCACGAGGCCCAATGGATACAAAGGCCAAATCTTACCAGTTTCCTATAACGATGCCTTAAGCTATGCCGAAATTACAGAAATAACGGTACCCGCTAGAGACAGTGAAAGTGACGATGATTTACGAACACGTTTATTGTCTCCGGACACTTACAATGCTTATGGTGGTAATATTGCAGACCACGTTGATATGTTGTCCCGAATTAAAGAAGTTGGTGCGGGACAAGTTTATCCAGCTTGGCAAGGTGGTGGAACTGTAAAACTAGTCATCGTGGATAATAATTTCTTACCTGCTTCAACTGAATTAATCGCTTCGGTTCAAAATGAAATTGACCCCGCTCCAGGAGGAAGTGGTTACGGATTAGCTCCTATTGACCACGTTGTTACGGTTACTGCACCAACTGAATTAAAAATAGATATTACCAGTACAATTACGTTTGCTACAGGCATTGATGAAACAACTGTAAAAAATAATATTAATCAAGCATTACAAACTTACTTTGGTAATTTAAGAAAAAATTGGGCAGTAATTGATGCAACCATTGGCCGTGGATACAACGTAACTGTTTATCGTTCACAGATCTTGGCGGAGGTTTTAAAAATTAATGGGGTAACCAATGCTACTTTGCCGACTTTAAATGGTCAGGACTCTGATTTGAAATTACAAGCGACTAATAAAATTTCGGAATTACCAATTTTAGGGACGGTGACATTGAATGACTAA
- a CDS encoding DUF2634 domain-containing protein: MNDELDEVQDLIDDASIPVVTETEADDDIDQNLNDDGSPTTGETDDVEEETSPTYTYQVKAGRIIQMTDGKDAMLQAIDKLLQTVRFAYPIYDEDYGHDLEDLLGKELPYAQTEVERLLTEALEADDRVLDVEVQDIVPDTKGFLTVTALVTTIYGEISISPEVMINES, from the coding sequence TTGAATGATGAATTAGATGAAGTTCAAGATTTAATAGATGATGCTAGCATTCCAGTGGTAACTGAAACGGAGGCAGACGATGATATCGATCAAAACCTTAACGATGATGGCAGTCCAACCACAGGTGAAACTGATGATGTGGAAGAAGAAACTTCCCCCACCTACACATACCAGGTTAAGGCTGGACGAATTATTCAGATGACAGATGGTAAAGACGCAATGCTACAGGCAATCGATAAATTACTACAAACGGTTCGATTTGCTTATCCAATCTATGATGAAGATTATGGTCATGATTTAGAAGATCTGTTAGGCAAAGAGTTACCGTATGCTCAAACAGAAGTCGAACGATTACTAACAGAGGCTTTAGAAGCAGATGACCGAGTTTTAGATGTGGAAGTACAAGATATTGTGCCTGACACTAAAGGTTTTCTGACTGTAACGGCATTGGTTACCACGATTTATGGAGAAATTAGTATTAGTCCGGAGGTGATGATTAATGAGTCCTAG
- a CDS encoding DUF2577 domain-containing protein, which produces MTGDTLLDMINSRGGNPNEYSDIVPGKVISISPLRIQYSSTAILTEDFLTLGEHVTKHTVKMTYQDRSESGDIKRTETVTIDQSLKVGDGVLMLRGDGGQRFLVLEKLGDTN; this is translated from the coding sequence ATGACAGGTGATACATTATTAGACATGATTAATAGCCGTGGAGGAAATCCCAATGAGTATAGTGACATCGTTCCAGGAAAAGTGATTAGCATTTCACCATTAAGAATTCAATATTCATCAACGGCAATTTTAACCGAAGACTTTTTAACTTTAGGAGAACACGTGACTAAGCATACAGTTAAAATGACTTACCAAGATCGTTCAGAGAGCGGTGATATCAAACGAACAGAAACCGTTACAATTGATCAATCGTTAAAAGTTGGTGATGGCGTATTAATGTTGCGTGGTGATGGTGGTCAACGTTTTTTAGTTTTAGAAAAGTTAGGTGACACAAATTGA
- a CDS encoding XkdQ/YqbQ family protein: MKYTSDEKFSITAYDNLRYLKNEDTLVFPSSTLTQRFTQVCKLAKIPHKAKVVTKHKLSPVLNDDKSYFDMLKSSIKEARKANGNHYFVADHYGTVELRKAPYYRTKIILGDKSSAESFTFEKSIDNAYNAIKVVKTSKKEKAKVTATKIVQAGKQGNTLQRWGKLQKIEKVTKDKTNLAQMKVRASNLLKLYNRQTYKLSITCTGNQALRAGNSVYVKLSSLKDIGLGTKQLVITKSTITFDPNYTADLEIKVRMS, encoded by the coding sequence ATTAAATATACTTCTGACGAAAAATTTAGCATTACAGCTTATGATAATTTGCGATATTTAAAAAATGAGGACACGTTAGTTTTTCCTTCTTCAACACTGACCCAACGATTTACCCAAGTATGCAAATTAGCTAAAATTCCCCATAAAGCTAAGGTGGTAACCAAGCATAAATTATCGCCGGTTTTAAATGATGATAAAAGTTATTTTGACATGTTAAAGTCCAGTATTAAGGAAGCTCGTAAAGCCAATGGCAATCATTACTTTGTTGCCGATCATTATGGCACAGTTGAATTACGTAAGGCACCGTATTATCGGACTAAAATTATTTTAGGAGATAAATCCAGTGCTGAAAGCTTTACATTTGAGAAGTCGATTGATAATGCTTATAACGCCATCAAAGTGGTTAAAACTAGTAAGAAGGAAAAGGCTAAAGTAACGGCCACTAAAATTGTCCAAGCTGGTAAGCAGGGCAACACATTGCAACGTTGGGGAAAACTGCAAAAGATTGAAAAAGTAACTAAAGACAAAACTAATCTAGCTCAAATGAAAGTTCGGGCTAGTAATTTGTTGAAACTATATAATCGGCAAACCTATAAATTGAGTATTACTTGTACAGGTAATCAAGCATTAAGGGCTGGTAATTCAGTATATGTAAAACTATCCAGTTTAAAAGATATTGGTTTGGGAACCAAGCAATTGGTTATTACCAAATCAACCATCACATTTGACCCGAATTACACTGCTGATTTAGAAATCAAGGTGAGAATGTCATGA
- a CDS encoding IS30-like element ISLpl1 family transposase: MSSITYSERIKIETFCELGLSNIQMGVRLNRSPSTISYELSRCQPYQAELAQTDAEYKRSRCGRKTKLSDELKQKILNHLRLSWSPGMIAHEFKLATKSIYNWLNQGRIDFSLNDLPEHGVRQRRNVDQRSKYNQSLGRSIEQRPMMINQRNRIGDFELDTVVGPRGHSKAVLLTLIDRKSRFLWAYRLKDRTTATVNEALTKFLTTFNGPVHSFTVDRGTEFSGLVSLESQYGIKTYYCHAYTPAERGSNERFNRNLRYFYPKGTYFEHISAQGLKTTLLEINQRPLKILDWQTPYQVMLTNLSKNSD, from the coding sequence TTGTCTAGTATAACCTATTCCGAACGAATTAAAATCGAAACCTTTTGTGAACTAGGGCTGTCCAATATCCAAATGGGCGTTCGGCTGAACCGATCACCGTCAACAATTTCTTATGAATTATCTCGATGTCAACCTTATCAGGCTGAATTAGCACAAACAGATGCCGAATACAAGCGATCACGATGTGGTCGGAAAACTAAGCTGAGCGATGAGTTAAAGCAAAAAATTCTCAACCATTTACGTCTAAGCTGGTCACCAGGAATGATTGCTCACGAATTTAAACTAGCTACTAAATCTATTTATAATTGGCTAAATCAGGGGAGAATTGATTTCTCCTTGAATGATCTACCTGAACATGGCGTACGCCAACGGCGTAACGTTGACCAACGATCCAAATATAATCAATCTTTGGGGCGATCAATTGAACAGCGTCCCATGATGATTAATCAACGTAATCGCATCGGCGATTTTGAACTAGATACAGTCGTTGGTCCTCGTGGGCATAGTAAGGCAGTTTTATTAACTTTAATCGATCGCAAATCACGGTTCCTTTGGGCATACCGGTTAAAAGATCGGACGACAGCGACTGTTAATGAAGCACTAACTAAGTTCCTAACCACTTTTAATGGTCCGGTGCACAGCTTTACTGTGGACCGTGGCACTGAGTTTAGTGGGCTAGTATCACTTGAATCACAATATGGTATTAAGACCTATTACTGCCATGCTTATACGCCAGCTGAGCGCGGCAGTAATGAACGATTTAATCGGAACTTACGCTATTTTTATCCTAAGGGGACTTATTTTGAGCACATTAGTGCTCAAGGCTTGAAAACCACCTTACTCGAAATTAATCAGAGACCACTTAAAATACTTGACTGGCAAACACCTTATCAGGTCATGCTGACCAATTTGTCAAAAAATTCGGATTAA
- a CDS encoding tyrosine-type recombinase/integrase: MFANEKNEMFQPVKPQVWLKHVIGNYDLKKVTVHAFRHTYATLSFESGASVKAVQEQLGHSSYKTTMDIYTATTRKESNEATEKLAKYLNF, translated from the coding sequence ATTTTTGCTAATGAAAAAAACGAAATGTTCCAGCCAGTTAAGCCGCAAGTGTGGCTAAAGCATGTGATTGGTAATTACGACTTGAAGAAAGTCACCGTCCATGCATTCAGGCATACCTATGCTACCCTCTCATTCGAGTCTGGGGCGTCTGTGAAAGCAGTTCAGGAACAGTTAGGGCATTCGTCCTATAAAACTACTATGGACATCTACACGGCCACTACGCGCAAAGAATCGAACGAGGCAACTGAGAAGCTCGCAAAATATCTAAACTTTTAG
- a CDS encoding metallophosphoesterase translates to MVKIAVTSDNHLDLNKVALADTIKQQATFLQDQGVDDYLIAGDLFNDFQKSVDYVQQLSAAVAPIRVFFIAGNHDMIKGVSYDELENGQWPGYLNNQFFDVPQTDYRIIGMNGWYDYTFAVNEDKTEDEFHRWKMAYWIDGLISQPMSDPEREQIVLSELTQQLQNAQSAGKKVILMTHFVPNQHFIHYTNDFRFWNMANAMMGSLHFQKLIEDYQVERVVFGHIHQRLVPIRLKATTYYNAAVGYHNHRHNEWQTNDFIAEWAKQLKMFQIF, encoded by the coding sequence ATGGTAAAGATTGCCGTAACCAGTGATAATCACCTTGATTTGAACAAGGTAGCACTGGCCGATACAATTAAACAGCAGGCGACTTTTTTGCAGGACCAAGGGGTAGACGATTACCTGATTGCCGGCGATCTATTCAATGATTTTCAGAAGTCGGTGGATTACGTTCAGCAGCTGTCAGCAGCCGTTGCTCCAATCCGAGTTTTTTTCATTGCCGGCAACCACGACATGATCAAAGGTGTCAGTTATGACGAGTTGGAAAATGGCCAGTGGCCGGGGTATCTGAACAACCAATTCTTTGACGTCCCTCAAACCGACTACCGAATTATTGGCATGAACGGCTGGTATGACTACACTTTTGCCGTGAATGAAGATAAAACTGAAGATGAATTTCATCGTTGGAAAATGGCCTACTGGATAGACGGGCTGATTTCGCAGCCTATGAGCGATCCTGAACGTGAGCAGATAGTCCTTTCGGAATTGACCCAACAGCTCCAGAACGCGCAATCAGCGGGCAAGAAAGTGATTTTGATGACTCACTTTGTTCCCAACCAACACTTCATTCATTATACGAATGATTTTCGCTTCTGGAATATGGCCAATGCCATGATGGGCAGTCTGCATTTTCAAAAATTGATTGAGGACTATCAGGTTGAACGGGTCGTTTTCGGGCATATTCATCAACGACTGGTGCCTATTAGGCTTAAGGCGACGACATACTATAATGCAGCGGTGGGATACCACAACCATCGTCACAATGAGTGGCAGACGAATGATTTCATAGCTGAATGGGCAAAACAGTTGAAAATGTTCCAAATTTTTTGA
- a CDS encoding peptide MFS transporter, whose product MQQQDQTDQERRADASFFGQPRGLSTLFFTEMWERFSYYGMRAILLYYMYYSVTKGGLGFDKPLAASVMSIYGSLVYLTSVIGGFVSDRILGSRRTVFYGGVLIMFGHIALSLPMGAPALFTSIVLITIGTGLLKPNISEMVGGLYTEYDTRRDSGFTIFVFGINLGSFIAPLLVSWLGFNVNFHLGFSLAAIGMFFGLLQYIRGGKKHLPSASLYPSDPLEPNDAKKLTIRVGLGVVVFGLILLLMQVMGALSLSSFITLLSIIAVATPIIYFVVIISSKKISSTERSRVVAYIPLFIAAAIFWAIEEQGSVVLALFAGTQTNNNVGGIFNISPGWYQSLNPLFIMLYTPFFAWMWIKLGKKQPSSPSKFSLGLGIAGLSYLFMVIPVALFGAQAKVSPLWLLGSWAIVEIAELLISPIGLSVTTKLAPKAFESQMMSMWFLADSAGQAVNSQIVKYYTPDNEINYFLIVGLVAIVAGVLLAFLVKPIKRLMEGVN is encoded by the coding sequence ATGCAACAACAAGATCAAACAGACCAGGAACGTCGCGCAGATGCCTCTTTCTTTGGCCAGCCTCGGGGACTCTCAACCCTGTTCTTCACGGAAATGTGGGAACGGTTCAGTTACTACGGAATGCGTGCTATTCTTCTTTACTACATGTATTATAGTGTAACTAAAGGCGGCCTTGGGTTTGATAAGCCATTAGCTGCGTCTGTTATGTCGATTTATGGCTCGTTAGTCTACTTAACCTCGGTTATCGGTGGCTTTGTGAGTGACCGAATCCTGGGTAGTCGCCGGACCGTGTTCTATGGCGGTGTTCTGATTATGTTTGGGCACATCGCGCTGTCGTTGCCAATGGGTGCGCCGGCATTATTCACCTCAATTGTCCTGATCACGATTGGGACTGGACTATTAAAGCCAAACATTTCTGAAATGGTTGGTGGGTTATATACCGAGTATGATACACGGCGCGATTCCGGATTCACAATTTTCGTATTCGGAATTAATTTGGGATCATTCATTGCGCCGCTGCTGGTTAGTTGGCTCGGATTCAACGTCAACTTCCACCTTGGCTTCTCACTGGCTGCTATTGGGATGTTCTTTGGATTACTGCAATATATTCGCGGTGGTAAAAAACATTTGCCTAGTGCCAGCTTGTATCCAAGCGATCCATTAGAACCCAACGATGCCAAGAAATTGACTATCCGGGTTGGTTTGGGAGTGGTTGTCTTCGGCTTGATCCTGTTGCTCATGCAGGTCATGGGGGCATTATCACTCAGCTCATTTATTACCTTGCTGAGTATCATTGCCGTGGCCACACCAATTATTTACTTTGTCGTCATTATTTCCAGCAAAAAAATCTCTTCCACCGAACGCTCAAGAGTTGTTGCCTATATTCCACTGTTTATCGCAGCTGCGATTTTCTGGGCAATTGAAGAGCAGGGATCCGTTGTTTTGGCACTATTTGCCGGAACCCAAACGAATAATAATGTTGGCGGTATTTTTAATATTTCGCCAGGTTGGTATCAATCGTTGAACCCACTGTTTATTATGCTGTACACGCCATTCTTTGCTTGGATGTGGATTAAACTTGGCAAAAAGCAGCCGAGCTCACCATCCAAATTTTCACTGGGATTAGGTATTGCCGGATTATCCTATCTGTTTATGGTGATTCCAGTTGCCTTATTTGGCGCACAAGCAAAAGTGAGTCCACTATGGCTGCTCGGAAGCTGGGCCATTGTGGAAATTGCTGAACTGTTAATTTCACCAATTGGACTCTCTGTTACGACCAAGCTGGCACCAAAAGCCTTTGAATCTCAGATGATGAGTATGTGGTTCTTAGCCGATTCAGCTGGTCAAGCGGTCAACTCACAAATTGTTAAATACTATACACCGGACAATGAAATTAATTACTTCTTGATCGTTGGTCTGGTTGCAATTGTCGCCGGAGTTTTGTTGGCATTCCTGGTTAAACCAATTAAGCGGTTAATGGAAGGTGTCAATTAG
- a CDS encoding PTS lactose/cellobiose transporter subunit IIA: MTDEQLNGIAMKMLTYSGKAKSILSDLMDHLNSSSHDSDIDAQLNEAHQWLVQAHQQQNLVIAEAETVGYSLLFTHAQDTLMNTETIEFVIRKSIAAFTNHS, translated from the coding sequence ATGACTGATGAGCAGTTAAACGGGATCGCCATGAAAATGCTGACTTATTCTGGCAAAGCAAAGAGCATCTTATCGGACTTGATGGATCATCTCAACTCATCAAGTCATGATAGTGATATTGATGCCCAATTAAACGAAGCTCATCAGTGGTTGGTCCAGGCACATCAGCAACAAAATTTGGTGATTGCCGAAGCTGAGACAGTTGGATACTCATTGCTCTTCACGCATGCCCAAGACACACTCATGAATACGGAAACAATTGAATTTGTGATTAGAAAGTCTATCGCTGCATTTACAAATCATTCATAA
- a CDS encoding PTS sugar transporter subunit IIB, with translation MKKVLLICESGISSNFLAKSARPFIELYDAKIELIPTNINNADTYLGDPIDLVLVAPQASYHKKELELFDRATQIKTIPDEIYGWANGEKLVKFIMAQLSPIGAA, from the coding sequence ATGAAAAAAGTATTATTAATTTGCGAGAGTGGAATTTCCAGCAACTTTCTCGCGAAATCGGCTAGGCCCTTTATTGAACTGTATGATGCAAAGATTGAACTGATTCCAACTAACATTAACAATGCGGACACATATTTGGGTGATCCAATTGACTTAGTGCTCGTTGCTCCTCAAGCCAGTTATCACAAAAAAGAACTTGAATTGTTTGACCGCGCAACGCAAATTAAAACAATTCCTGACGAGATTTATGGTTGGGCAAACGGGGAGAAGCTCGTTAAGTTCATCATGGCCCAATTATCTCCGATTGGGGCAGCTTAA
- a CDS encoding hemolysin XhlA family protein, with the protein MVEVPDEINMTKMLIGIKEDISSIKQQLNDQADLNAKTDKALAKSIENEHRIDNLTHINYALISLVATGIIVPLIIYLIEKFM; encoded by the coding sequence ATGGTGGAAGTTCCTGATGAAATTAACATGACTAAAATGCTTATTGGTATTAAAGAAGATATTTCTTCCATTAAACAACAGCTGAATGATCAGGCTGATTTGAATGCCAAAACAGATAAAGCTTTAGCCAAATCCATTGAAAACGAACATCGAATTGATAACCTTACACATATTAACTATGCATTAATTTCTTTAGTGGCAACGGGAATTATTGTACCGTTGATTATTTATTTAATTGAGAAATTTATGTGA
- a CDS encoding GH25 family lysozyme: MTKKVADLSAYQGSSETYMKFLKSHGIDTTVVKLTEGTGYINPKAREQVANGFKVFGTVSVYHFFHGHGSSEAKYFLAWVKSFGLDKSTVLALDVEAQDLPWKTTAEVNAFLKELKANGFTNVITYGSGSWFAEKRIDRAKLIDKHIWVAAYGVSQPGIDNVNAWQYTDNYDGLKVDASLDFDGSLSGSGVVIKPAKPEYYQTPGLYEATQSVIHQFNDAEFKSKRHTRLIKGSRFYATPIKYGKIYRLSTPTGYYTANKDKVKFIFAVKAGDK, encoded by the coding sequence ATGACAAAAAAGGTTGCTGATTTATCTGCTTACCAAGGCAGTTCTGAGACCTACATGAAATTTTTAAAAAGTCACGGAATTGATACCACGGTGGTTAAATTGACGGAAGGCACTGGATACATTAACCCTAAAGCTAGAGAACAAGTGGCTAACGGATTCAAAGTATTTGGTACTGTGAGTGTTTATCATTTCTTTCATGGTCATGGTTCATCAGAAGCTAAGTATTTCTTAGCTTGGGTAAAAAGCTTTGGGTTGGATAAATCCACAGTCTTGGCCCTAGATGTGGAAGCACAAGACCTTCCTTGGAAGACCACAGCTGAAGTAAATGCCTTTTTAAAGGAGTTAAAAGCCAACGGATTTACCAACGTTATTACTTATGGATCCGGTTCATGGTTTGCTGAAAAGCGAATTGATCGAGCGAAACTTATTGATAAGCATATTTGGGTAGCGGCGTATGGTGTTAGTCAACCGGGAATTGATAATGTGAATGCCTGGCAATATACCGATAACTATGATGGATTAAAGGTTGACGCCAGCTTAGATTTTGATGGTTCACTGTCCGGAAGTGGGGTAGTTATTAAACCTGCTAAACCGGAATATTATCAAACTCCAGGCCTATACGAAGCAACACAAAGCGTAATTCACCAATTTAACGATGCTGAATTCAAGTCTAAACGGCATACTCGTCTGATTAAAGGAAGTCGATTCTATGCTACCCCAATAAAATATGGTAAAATTTATCGACTTTCTACACCGACTGGTTACTATACAGCAAACAAAGATAAAGTTAAATTTATTTTTGCAGTAAAGGCTGGTGATAAGTAA
- a CDS encoding XkdX family protein: MFNIDWHGMLKIEYDNGWLSYDKLKLFVGWNELTKDQFTDITGKNYDTGVENSSTAS, encoded by the coding sequence ATGTTTAATATTGATTGGCACGGAATGCTTAAAATTGAATATGATAACGGTTGGTTATCTTATGATAAATTGAAACTGTTCGTTGGTTGGAATGAATTAACAAAAGATCAGTTTACTGATATTACTGGTAAGAATTATGACACAGGGGTGGAAAATTCATCAACTGCTTCTTAA